A genomic window from Flintibacter sp. KGMB00164 includes:
- the accD gene encoding acetyl-CoA carboxylase, carboxyltransferase subunit beta produces MQPLFRSRRDRLDRLRRQREQAVEAAAKRSDLPSGGSQTCPGCGRECQNQELVKTEYVCPHCGYHLPIGAYLRLSLLLDPFTFQELWPELTAPNALEFPGYEGKLTAQREKTALSDAAVAAVGKLDGRQAVFAVLDSRFFMGSMGVAVGEKITRGVEYAQKHKLPLIIFSASGGARMQEGILSLMQMAKTSAAIERFSQAGGLYISVFTHPTTGGVTASFASLGDITLAEPGALIGFAGPRVIQQTIGQELPEGFQRAEYLEEHGFVDQIVPRREMRQTLSQLLSLHRKGVLHR; encoded by the coding sequence ATGCAACCACTGTTTCGTTCCCGCCGGGATCGGCTGGACCGACTGCGCCGTCAGCGGGAGCAGGCCGTGGAGGCCGCCGCCAAGCGCTCTGACCTTCCCTCTGGCGGCTCTCAGACCTGTCCGGGCTGCGGCCGGGAGTGCCAGAACCAGGAGCTGGTGAAGACGGAGTATGTCTGCCCTCACTGCGGGTATCACCTGCCTATCGGGGCCTACCTGCGTCTCTCTCTGCTGCTGGACCCCTTCACCTTCCAGGAGCTGTGGCCCGAGCTCACCGCCCCCAACGCCCTGGAGTTTCCCGGCTATGAAGGCAAGCTCACCGCCCAGCGGGAAAAGACCGCTCTGAGCGATGCGGCGGTGGCCGCTGTTGGAAAGCTGGACGGCCGCCAGGCGGTGTTCGCCGTTCTGGACAGCCGCTTCTTCATGGGCAGCATGGGTGTGGCCGTGGGAGAGAAAATCACCCGGGGCGTAGAGTACGCCCAGAAGCACAAGCTTCCCCTTATTATCTTCTCCGCCAGCGGCGGTGCCCGGATGCAGGAGGGCATTCTCTCCCTCATGCAGATGGCCAAAACCAGCGCCGCCATCGAACGCTTCTCCCAGGCAGGCGGCCTGTACATCTCCGTGTTCACCCACCCCACCACCGGCGGTGTCACCGCCAGCTTCGCCTCTTTGGGTGACATCACTCTTGCAGAGCCTGGGGCGCTCATCGGCTTTGCCGGTCCCCGGGTCATCCAGCAGACCATCGGCCAGGAGCTGCCCGAGGGCTTTCAGCGGGCCGAGTATCTGGAGGAGCACGGCTTCGTGGATCAGATCGTTCCCCGCCGTGAAATGCGCCAGACCCTCTCCCAGCTGCTGTCCCTGCACCGAAAGGGGGTGCTCCACCGATGA
- the thyA gene encoding thymidylate synthase, with protein sequence MSYADQVFIQTCQDILSKGVWDTDRPVRPRWEDGTPAHTIKLFGVVNRYDLRKEFPIITVRKQFLKSAVDELLWIWQKKSNDVHQLSSHIWDAWADENGTIGKAYGYQLGVKHHYPQGDMDQVDKVLWDLKHDPGSRRILTNLYNHHDLSEMALYPCAYSMTFNVSGNTLNGILNQRSQDMLTANGWNVMQYAVLLHMFAQVSGLEAGELLHVIADAHIYDRHVPIVEEIIARKPYDAPKFIMDKSVTDFYAFTKDSFRLEGYQAHPLEEKIPVAV encoded by the coding sequence ATGAGCTACGCCGACCAGGTATTTATTCAAACTTGTCAGGATATTTTAAGTAAGGGCGTGTGGGATACCGACCGCCCCGTCCGTCCTCGCTGGGAGGACGGTACCCCTGCCCACACCATCAAGCTTTTCGGGGTAGTCAACCGCTACGACTTGCGCAAAGAGTTTCCCATCATCACGGTGCGCAAGCAGTTTTTAAAGTCCGCAGTGGACGAGCTGTTGTGGATTTGGCAGAAGAAGTCCAACGACGTCCATCAGCTCAGCAGCCACATCTGGGATGCCTGGGCCGATGAGAACGGTACCATCGGCAAGGCCTACGGTTACCAGTTGGGAGTGAAGCACCACTATCCCCAGGGGGATATGGACCAGGTGGATAAGGTGCTCTGGGACCTCAAGCACGATCCTGGCTCCCGCCGCATCCTCACCAACCTGTATAACCACCATGATCTCAGTGAGATGGCGCTCTATCCCTGCGCCTATTCCATGACCTTCAACGTCAGCGGCAATACCCTCAACGGGATCCTGAACCAGCGCTCTCAGGATATGCTTACCGCCAACGGCTGGAACGTGATGCAGTACGCAGTACTGCTGCACATGTTTGCCCAGGTGTCCGGTCTGGAGGCGGGAGAGCTGCTCCATGTCATTGCCGATGCCCACATCTATGACCGCCATGTGCCCATTGTAGAGGAAATCATTGCCCGCAAGCCCTATGATGCACCTAAGTTCATCATGGACAAGTCTGTCACAGACTTCTACGCCTTTACCAAGGACAGCTTCCGCCTGGAGGGCTATCAGGCCCATCCCCTGGAGGAGAAAATCCCGGTGGCAGTATAA
- a CDS encoding spermidine/putrescine ABC transporter substrate-binding protein: protein MKRMTAFALAASLVLGLAGCAMDDPASSGSQGGNGSTGKREVNVCSWGEYIDTDLITEFEKATGIKVNYTTAESNEALYAKLAGANYDVIVPSDYMISQLIEEGKLAELNYDNIPNFSKIDDRFKNLSYDPENKYTVPYTWGTVGIIYNSTMVDEPITSWDAMFDTKYAGNVLMFNNSRDALGIALMDLGYSVNTDSKEELQQAYDLLAEAKANGVYQGFVMDEVFQKMEQGNAAICAYYAGDYLTMLENNPDLKFVVPEEGSNWFVDAMCVLKDAQHKEEAEEWINFMCSTEASLRNMDYIWYASPNAEALEQYPEYYEETYGEPLDMELYEIMAAPQTVLNNCEAYLVRPLETRTLYNDLWTSLGIQS from the coding sequence ATGAAACGAATGACCGCCTTTGCCCTTGCCGCTTCTCTGGTGCTGGGTCTGGCCGGCTGTGCCATGGATGATCCCGCTTCCAGCGGAAGCCAGGGCGGCAACGGCTCCACCGGCAAGCGTGAGGTCAACGTGTGCAGCTGGGGCGAGTATATTGACACCGATCTGATCACTGAGTTTGAGAAAGCTACCGGCATCAAGGTAAACTACACCACCGCCGAGAGCAACGAGGCTCTGTATGCTAAGCTGGCCGGCGCCAACTACGACGTGATCGTCCCCTCGGACTACATGATCTCTCAGCTCATTGAAGAGGGCAAGCTGGCTGAGCTCAACTATGACAACATCCCCAACTTCTCCAAGATCGACGACCGGTTCAAGAATCTGTCCTACGATCCCGAGAACAAGTACACCGTCCCCTACACCTGGGGCACCGTGGGTATCATCTACAACTCCACCATGGTGGACGAGCCCATCACCAGCTGGGACGCCATGTTCGACACCAAGTACGCCGGCAATGTGCTGATGTTCAACAACTCCCGTGACGCTCTGGGCATCGCCCTGATGGATCTGGGCTACTCGGTCAACACCGACAGCAAAGAGGAGCTCCAGCAGGCCTACGATCTGCTGGCTGAGGCCAAGGCCAACGGCGTGTATCAGGGCTTCGTCATGGACGAGGTGTTCCAGAAGATGGAGCAGGGCAACGCCGCTATCTGCGCTTACTATGCCGGTGACTACCTCACCATGCTGGAGAACAATCCCGACCTGAAGTTCGTTGTTCCCGAGGAGGGCTCCAACTGGTTCGTGGATGCCATGTGCGTGCTGAAGGACGCTCAGCACAAGGAGGAAGCGGAGGAGTGGATCAACTTCATGTGCTCCACTGAGGCTTCTCTGCGGAACATGGACTACATCTGGTACGCCTCTCCCAATGCTGAGGCTCTGGAGCAGTATCCCGAGTACTATGAGGAGACCTACGGCGAGCCCCTGGACATGGAGCTCTACGAGATCATGGCCGCTCCTCAGACTGTTCTGAACAACTGCGAAGCCTATCTGGTTCGTCCTCTGGAAACCCGTACTCTGTACAACGACCTTTGGACCAGCCTGGGCATCCAGTCCTGA
- a CDS encoding dihydrofolate reductase, whose translation MNLIVAVDQNWAIGKDGDQLVYLKEDLKRFRTLTSGHTVILGRKTLATFPGGRPLKNRRNLILSRNPQFQAEGAEVFSSVEELVKQADGDAFVIGGASVYEQLLPYCDTAYITKIHAGFPADTYFPNLDQSGEWEVSEESESLEQDGISYHYVTYSRIQ comes from the coding sequence ATGAATTTGATCGTCGCAGTGGACCAGAACTGGGCCATCGGAAAGGATGGGGATCAGCTGGTCTATTTGAAGGAGGATTTGAAGCGGTTCCGGACGCTTACCAGCGGCCATACTGTGATTCTGGGCCGCAAGACTCTGGCAACCTTTCCCGGAGGGCGGCCGTTGAAGAACCGCCGCAATTTGATTTTGTCCCGGAATCCTCAATTCCAGGCGGAGGGAGCCGAGGTATTTTCCTCTGTGGAGGAGCTGGTAAAGCAGGCGGACGGAGACGCCTTTGTGATTGGCGGTGCTTCGGTCTATGAGCAGCTGCTTCCCTACTGTGATACCGCTTATATCACAAAAATCCATGCCGGCTTTCCTGCCGATACCTACTTCCCCAATTTGGACCAGTCGGGCGAGTGGGAGGTAAGTGAGGAGAGCGAGAGCCTGGAGCAGGATGGGATCTCCTATCACTACGTGACTTATTCCAGAATCCAATAA
- a CDS encoding TspO/MBR family protein, producing the protein MKQHTWKIYAAWILFTEAVGGLSGWLTRDGAKAYSESIIQPPLSPPALVFPIVWGILFALMGIGAARIYLASPSRERTNSLRIFLLQLAFNFFWSILFFNFQAFGAALVWLVILWGLILWMIVSFRKVDHLAAWLQVPYLLWVTFAAYLNYGVWILN; encoded by the coding sequence ATGAAACAGCATACATGGAAAATCTACGCTGCCTGGATTCTGTTTACCGAAGCGGTAGGCGGCCTGTCCGGCTGGCTGACCCGAGACGGAGCCAAAGCTTACAGTGAAAGCATTATCCAGCCCCCGCTTTCCCCTCCCGCCCTTGTATTTCCCATCGTCTGGGGAATTCTGTTCGCTCTGATGGGCATCGGGGCAGCTCGGATCTATCTGGCTTCTCCCTCTCGTGAGCGCACCAACAGCTTGCGCATATTTCTGCTCCAGTTAGCCTTCAATTTCTTTTGGAGCATCCTGTTTTTTAACTTTCAAGCTTTCGGCGCTGCACTGGTCTGGCTGGTGATTTTATGGGGACTGATTTTATGGATGATCGTCTCCTTTCGCAAGGTGGACCATTTGGCTGCCTGGCTTCAGGTCCCCTATCTGCTCTGGGTCACCTTTGCGGCCTATTTGAATTACGGTGTATGGATTTTAAACTAA
- the accC gene encoding acetyl-CoA carboxylase biotin carboxylase subunit, with amino-acid sequence MFQRVLIANRGEIAVRIMRACRELGVETVSVYSQADADALHVQLASQAVCIGPAKASDSYLNVDALLTVAKETGCDAVHPGYGFLSENADFSDRCTQMGLAFIGPSGDVIRMMGNKSAARELMQKHNVPVVPGSDGALETAQQAQEIAEKIGYPVLVKASAGGGGRGMRRVDRPEDLEAKFQEARAEALACFGDGQLYLEKLILNPKHIEFQILADRHGNVIHLGERDCSIQRKNQKLVEESPSKILTPALREAMGQAAVTAARAAGYENAGTIEFVVDQEGHFYFIEMNTRIQVEHPVTEMVTGIDLVREQLRIAAGLPLSVKQEDVVLRGHAMECRINAENPTQDFRPAPGTTRFVHFPGGPGVRVDSMLYNGYEVSPYYDSLVAKVIVHAPTRLEAIRRMRRCLEEMIIEGYPTTADFCHLILHHPDFVKGQYDTGFLAAHQDELLGWDKED; translated from the coding sequence ATGTTTCAGCGTGTTTTGATCGCCAACCGCGGCGAGATCGCGGTACGTATCATGCGCGCCTGCCGGGAGCTGGGCGTGGAGACGGTGTCGGTCTATTCTCAGGCCGATGCCGACGCCCTCCACGTCCAGCTGGCTTCCCAGGCGGTGTGCATCGGTCCGGCCAAAGCGTCGGACAGCTATCTGAATGTGGACGCTCTGCTGACCGTAGCGAAGGAGACCGGCTGTGATGCCGTACATCCCGGCTACGGTTTTCTCTCAGAAAACGCAGATTTTTCCGACCGCTGCACCCAGATGGGTCTTGCCTTCATCGGTCCTTCCGGTGATGTGATCCGCATGATGGGCAATAAGTCTGCGGCTCGTGAGCTGATGCAGAAGCACAACGTCCCGGTGGTTCCCGGCTCGGACGGAGCGTTGGAGACCGCCCAGCAGGCCCAGGAGATTGCCGAAAAAATCGGCTACCCTGTGCTGGTCAAGGCCAGCGCCGGCGGCGGCGGCCGTGGTATGCGCCGGGTAGACCGCCCCGAGGACCTGGAGGCTAAGTTCCAGGAGGCCCGGGCGGAAGCGCTGGCCTGCTTCGGAGACGGACAGCTCTATCTGGAGAAGCTGATTCTCAACCCCAAGCACATTGAGTTTCAGATCCTGGCCGACCGCCATGGCAACGTGATCCATCTTGGCGAGCGGGACTGCTCCATCCAGCGCAAGAATCAAAAACTGGTGGAGGAATCCCCCTCTAAGATTCTCACCCCCGCACTTCGGGAGGCCATGGGCCAGGCTGCGGTCACCGCTGCCCGGGCTGCCGGCTATGAAAACGCCGGCACCATCGAGTTTGTGGTGGACCAGGAGGGGCACTTCTACTTTATCGAAATGAACACCCGAATTCAGGTGGAGCACCCGGTCACCGAGATGGTCACCGGCATCGACCTGGTGCGGGAGCAGCTGCGCATCGCCGCTGGGCTGCCTCTGTCGGTCAAGCAGGAGGACGTTGTTCTCCGGGGCCACGCTATGGAGTGCCGCATCAACGCCGAGAACCCCACTCAGGACTTCCGCCCCGCGCCGGGCACCACCCGTTTCGTCCACTTCCCCGGCGGCCCCGGGGTTCGTGTGGACTCCATGCTGTATAACGGCTATGAGGTATCTCCCTACTATGATTCTCTGGTGGCCAAGGTCATCGTCCACGCCCCCACCCGTCTGGAGGCCATCCGGCGCATGCGCCGCTGTCTGGAAGAGATGATTATTGAGGGATACCCCACCACCGCCGATTTCTGTCACCTGATCCTGCATCACCCCGACTTTGTGAAGGGCCAGTATGATACAGGATTCTTGGCCGCCCATCAGGACGAGCTGCTGGGCTGGGATAAGGAGGACTAA
- the acpP gene encoding acyl carrier protein yields the protein MFEKVRDIIVDTLSCEMDEVTMEASLSDDLGADSLDAVELNIALEEQLGLSIADEDRPNMKTVGDIVRYLEALEGTKDNRI from the coding sequence ATGTTTGAGAAAGTCCGTGACATTATTGTTGATACTCTGAGCTGCGAGATGGACGAGGTCACCATGGAGGCCAGCCTGTCTGATGATCTGGGCGCCGATTCCCTGGACGCCGTGGAGCTGAACATCGCTCTGGAGGAGCAGCTGGGTCTGTCCATCGCTGACGAGGATCGCCCCAACATGAAGACCGTGGGTGACATCGTGCGTTACCTGGAGGCCCTGGAGGGCACCAAGGACAACCGCATCTAA
- a CDS encoding Crp/Fnr family transcriptional regulator translates to MDFLFLTETPLFRGTTAQDLEAMLACLGTDVRSYEKGQMIYRAGEVISSLGVILSGSALIENDDIWGNTTVLDCVGPGQIFAETYACTPDEPLMVNVVAAEAAQILFLNVSRVLQVCPNGCDHHNTLIRNLLALSAQKNLNLSRKIFHTSPKTIRGRLLSYLSYQSMRSGSSSFTIPFNRQQLADYLNVDRSALSNELSKMQRDGLIRVERNHFVLLGV, encoded by the coding sequence ATGGATTTTCTTTTTCTAACGGAAACCCCTCTGTTCCGAGGAACCACCGCTCAGGATCTGGAGGCCATGCTGGCCTGTCTGGGAACGGACGTGCGCAGCTATGAGAAAGGACAAATGATTTACCGGGCCGGGGAAGTGATTTCCTCCCTTGGGGTCATACTATCCGGCAGTGCACTCATTGAAAATGATGACATCTGGGGCAACACCACGGTGCTGGACTGCGTGGGTCCAGGACAGATTTTTGCAGAGACCTACGCCTGTACGCCCGATGAGCCGCTGATGGTCAACGTGGTAGCCGCCGAAGCGGCTCAAATCCTGTTTCTCAACGTAAGCCGGGTCCTGCAGGTATGCCCCAATGGCTGCGACCACCATAATACTTTGATCCGCAACCTGCTTGCCCTCTCCGCCCAGAAAAATCTGAACCTGTCCCGAAAGATTTTCCACACCTCCCCCAAAACCATTCGCGGCCGCCTGCTCTCTTACCTGTCCTATCAGTCCATGCGCAGCGGCAGTTCTTCCTTTACCATTCCCTTTAACCGTCAGCAGTTGGCCGACTATCTGAATGTAGATCGCAGTGCCCTGTCCAATGAGCTGAGCAAGATGCAGCGGGATGGGCTCATTCGGGTCGAACGAAACCATTTTGTCCTACTGGGGGTCTGA
- a CDS encoding acetyl-CoA carboxylase carboxyltransferase subunit alpha, translating into MSNLTAAQRVKIARMPGRPGTIDFVHNLFTDVFVCQGDRLCREDPSIFGAIARFHGKPVSVIGHRKGRNFEENMKCNFGMPSPEGYRKAQRLMRQAEKFGRPIITFVDTPGAYPGLEAEERGQGEAIASSLALMSSLTVPVVTVVIGEGGSGGALALAVGNRIVMLENAIYSVLSPEGFASILWKDASRADEAAGVMKLTADDLLHLGVVDQVIPEPEGGAHVDPRPVYTAVDKAITRHLSQLSREKDLAAHRYQKFRAMGAVREEKET; encoded by the coding sequence ATGAGCAACTTAACTGCCGCCCAGCGGGTGAAGATCGCCCGTATGCCTGGCCGCCCCGGCACCATCGACTTCGTCCACAACCTGTTTACCGACGTCTTTGTCTGTCAGGGAGACCGTCTGTGCCGGGAGGATCCCAGCATCTTCGGGGCCATCGCCCGCTTTCACGGAAAGCCGGTCTCCGTCATCGGCCACCGGAAGGGGCGCAACTTTGAGGAAAACATGAAATGCAACTTCGGCATGCCCTCCCCGGAGGGCTACCGCAAGGCGCAGCGGCTGATGCGCCAGGCCGAGAAGTTCGGCCGCCCCATCATCACCTTTGTAGACACTCCGGGTGCTTACCCCGGCCTAGAGGCCGAGGAGCGGGGCCAGGGCGAGGCCATCGCCTCCTCTCTGGCTCTCATGAGCTCCCTCACCGTCCCGGTGGTCACCGTGGTCATCGGCGAGGGAGGCAGCGGCGGCGCTCTGGCGCTGGCCGTGGGCAACCGGATCGTTATGCTGGAGAACGCCATCTACTCGGTACTCTCCCCGGAGGGCTTCGCCTCCATTCTGTGGAAGGACGCCTCCCGGGCCGATGAGGCCGCAGGCGTGATGAAGCTCACCGCCGACGATCTGCTGCATTTGGGCGTGGTGGACCAGGTGATCCCCGAGCCTGAGGGAGGCGCCCATGTGGATCCCCGTCCGGTGTACACCGCTGTGGACAAGGCCATTACCCGCCACCTCAGCCAGCTGAGTCGGGAGAAAGACCTGGCCGCCCACCGCTATCAAAAGTTCCGCGCCATGGGCGCGGTCCGGGAGGAGAAAGAAACATGA
- a CDS encoding beta-ketoacyl-ACP synthase III, which produces MNGLHILGTGRAVPDQIITNDDLARRVDTNDEWIVARTGIRERRFAREGESLTQFTVAAARQALERAGLKPEDIGLCITATVTSDRLFPSQACLIHQELGLPEDCPAFDLSAGCTGFLYAMETAAAMLPRMNRPYALLVGGELLSRIVDMDDRSTCILFGDGAGAAVVESTEAGWYSVLGTRGDRDVLWAWGPGPERPYLHMDGQGVFQFALKTVPQVAKQLLEKAGMDKEQVDWYVPHQANHRIVESVAKRLKMPLSRFYENMDRYGNTSAGSIPIALDEMAEQGLLKKGQWVMCLGFGAGLTWGGALFQW; this is translated from the coding sequence ATGAACGGACTGCACATCCTTGGCACCGGCCGGGCGGTTCCGGACCAAATCATAACCAATGACGACCTGGCCCGCCGGGTAGACACCAACGACGAGTGGATCGTGGCCCGCACCGGCATCCGGGAGCGGCGTTTTGCCCGGGAGGGAGAGTCCCTCACCCAGTTTACCGTAGCCGCCGCCCGGCAGGCTCTTGAACGGGCAGGACTGAAACCGGAGGACATCGGTCTGTGCATCACCGCCACGGTGACCTCTGATCGACTCTTTCCCTCTCAGGCCTGCCTCATCCACCAGGAGCTGGGCCTTCCCGAGGACTGCCCCGCCTTTGATTTGAGCGCGGGCTGCACTGGTTTTCTCTACGCCATGGAGACGGCGGCGGCCATGCTGCCCCGAATGAACCGCCCCTACGCCCTGCTGGTAGGCGGCGAGCTGCTCTCCCGCATCGTGGATATGGACGACCGCTCCACCTGCATTCTCTTTGGTGACGGTGCGGGCGCAGCGGTGGTGGAGAGCACGGAAGCCGGATGGTACAGTGTGCTGGGCACCCGGGGCGACCGGGATGTCCTCTGGGCATGGGGCCCCGGTCCGGAACGTCCCTACCTCCACATGGACGGCCAGGGTGTCTTCCAGTTTGCTCTGAAAACCGTCCCCCAAGTGGCCAAGCAGCTGCTGGAAAAGGCCGGGATGGACAAGGAGCAAGTGGACTGGTACGTACCCCATCAGGCCAACCACCGCATTGTGGAATCGGTGGCCAAGCGGCTGAAGATGCCGCTGAGCCGCTTTTATGAAAATATGGACCGTTACGGCAACACGTCTGCCGGCAGCATCCCCATCGCTCTGGACGAGATGGCCGAGCAGGGCCTTCTGAAAAAGGGCCAGTGGGTCATGTGTCTGGGCTTTGGCGCAGGCCTCACCTGGGGCGGCGCTTTGTTCCAGTGGTAA
- the hcp gene encoding hydroxylamine reductase, producing the protein MQPKMFCYQCQETAGCTGCTRVGVCGKQPDVAAMQDLLVYVTKGLSAVTTALRAQGEAVEGEINHLITLNLFTTITNANFDKEAIEARIRDTLAVKEKLLARVEHREQLPLAALWDGTGSWEAKAAQVGVLSTENEDIRSLRELITYGLKGLSAYSKHANALLQDDGEVDAFLQRALAATLDDSLSADDLVALTMETGKYGVQGMALLDKANTQAYGNPQITKVSIGVGKNPGILVSGHDLRDLEMLLEQTQGTGVDVYTHSEMLPAHYYPAFQKYPNFVGNYGNAWWKQKEEFESFHGPILMTTNCIVPPKDSYKDRLYTTGAAGYPGCKHIPGGIGEKKDFSALIEHAKKCAPPQEIERGEIVGGFAHAQVLALADKIVEAVQSGAIKKFVVMAGCDGRAKSREYYTEFAKALPQDAVILTAGCAKYKYNKLDLGDIGGIPRVLDAGQCNDSYSLAVIALKLKEVFGLEDINQLPIIYNIAWYEQKAVIVLLALLYLGVKNIHLGPTLPAFLSPNVAKVLVDNFGIAGIGTVEEDMALFFGENN; encoded by the coding sequence ATGCAGCCCAAGATGTTTTGTTATCAGTGCCAGGAGACTGCCGGATGCACCGGCTGTACCCGTGTAGGCGTGTGCGGCAAGCAGCCGGATGTAGCTGCGATGCAGGATCTGCTGGTCTATGTAACGAAAGGCCTGTCTGCCGTGACCACGGCTCTTCGTGCCCAGGGAGAGGCGGTGGAGGGGGAGATCAACCATCTCATCACCCTGAACCTGTTCACAACCATCACCAATGCCAACTTTGATAAAGAGGCCATTGAGGCTCGCATCCGGGACACCCTGGCGGTGAAGGAAAAGCTGCTGGCCCGGGTGGAGCACAGGGAGCAGCTGCCTCTGGCCGCTTTGTGGGACGGAACCGGCAGCTGGGAAGCGAAGGCTGCTCAGGTAGGTGTGCTATCCACAGAGAATGAGGACATCCGCTCCCTGCGGGAGCTCATCACCTACGGTTTGAAGGGCCTGTCCGCCTACTCCAAGCACGCCAATGCCCTGCTTCAGGACGACGGCGAGGTGGATGCTTTTCTCCAGCGGGCCTTGGCGGCCACTCTGGATGACAGCTTGTCCGCAGACGATCTAGTTGCCCTGACCATGGAGACCGGCAAGTACGGCGTGCAGGGAATGGCGCTGCTGGACAAGGCAAACACCCAGGCCTACGGAAACCCCCAGATCACCAAGGTATCCATCGGTGTGGGCAAGAACCCCGGCATCTTGGTTTCCGGTCACGATTTGCGGGACCTGGAGATGCTGCTGGAGCAGACCCAGGGCACCGGGGTGGATGTATATACCCACAGTGAGATGCTCCCCGCCCACTACTATCCCGCCTTCCAGAAGTACCCCAACTTTGTGGGCAACTACGGCAACGCCTGGTGGAAACAGAAGGAGGAGTTCGAGTCCTTCCATGGCCCCATCCTCATGACCACCAACTGCATCGTGCCCCCCAAGGACAGCTACAAGGACCGCCTGTACACCACCGGCGCGGCGGGCTACCCCGGCTGCAAGCACATCCCCGGCGGCATTGGGGAGAAGAAGGACTTCTCCGCCCTCATCGAGCACGCCAAGAAGTGCGCGCCGCCCCAGGAGATCGAGCGGGGCGAGATCGTGGGCGGTTTTGCCCACGCCCAGGTGCTGGCTCTGGCAGACAAGATCGTGGAGGCGGTGCAGTCCGGAGCCATCAAGAAGTTTGTGGTCATGGCGGGCTGTGACGGCCGCGCCAAGAGCCGGGAGTACTACACTGAGTTTGCCAAGGCTCTGCCTCAGGACGCGGTGATCCTCACCGCTGGCTGTGCCAAGTATAAGTACAACAAGTTGGATCTGGGGGACATCGGCGGCATTCCCCGGGTGCTGGATGCGGGCCAGTGCAATGACTCCTACTCTCTGGCGGTCATTGCCCTGAAGCTCAAGGAGGTCTTCGGACTGGAGGACATCAACCAGCTGCCCATTATCTACAACATTGCCTGGTATGAGCAGAAGGCGGTCATCGTACTGCTGGCCCTGCTGTATCTGGGAGTGAAGAATATCCACCTGGGTCCCACTCTGCCCGCCTTCCTCAGCCCCAATGTGGCCAAGGTGCTGGTGGACAATTTCGGTATCGCCGGCATTGGTACCGTAGAAGAAGATATGGCTCTGTTTTTCGGAGAGAATAACTAA
- the spoIIID gene encoding sporulation transcriptional regulator SpoIIID: MKGNIEERACKLAAYIIENGATVRSAARKFGISKSTVHKDLSERLPAFNRPLYLQVKGILDENKAQRHIRGGMATRRKYKGI; this comes from the coding sequence TTGAAAGGAAATATCGAGGAACGCGCCTGTAAATTGGCGGCGTACATCATCGAAAATGGAGCAACCGTCCGCTCTGCCGCCCGGAAATTTGGCATCAGCAAATCCACCGTACATAAGGATCTGTCAGAACGTCTGCCGGCCTTTAATCGACCTCTCTATCTTCAGGTAAAGGGAATTTTGGATGAAAACAAGGCGCAGAGACATATTCGGGGCGGAATGGCCACACGAAGGAAATATAAAGGAATCTGA
- the accB gene encoding acetyl-CoA carboxylase biotin carboxyl carrier protein, with translation MELESIYALMERFERSSISGLELEQNGTRLKLEKAVAVAAAPVAAAAPVAAPAPAAAPVAGQPAQAEEGEYIKAPLVGTFYTAAGPDAAPFVQVGDKVQKGQTVCILEAMKAMSEIPAPMDCVIEEVLLDNGGLAAFDAPLFRVRRV, from the coding sequence ATGGAACTGGAATCCATTTATGCGCTGATGGAGCGCTTTGAGCGCTCCTCCATCTCCGGCCTGGAGCTGGAGCAAAACGGCACCCGGCTGAAGCTGGAGAAGGCCGTGGCTGTGGCTGCCGCCCCGGTTGCGGCCGCTGCTCCTGTGGCTGCTCCCGCTCCCGCGGCTGCCCCTGTGGCCGGTCAGCCTGCCCAGGCAGAAGAGGGCGAATACATCAAGGCGCCCCTGGTGGGCACCTTCTATACCGCTGCCGGTCCCGACGCCGCCCCCTTTGTTCAGGTGGGCGACAAGGTGCAGAAGGGCCAGACGGTGTGCATCCTGGAGGCCATGAAGGCCATGAGCGAGATTCCCGCTCCCATGGACTGCGTCATCGAGGAGGTCCTGCTGGACAACGGAGGTCTGGCCGCCTTTGACGCCCCCCTGTTCCGCGTGCGGAGGGTATAA